GCTAAATTATATCCAGAAAAAGGTATTTGGCTGAATGAAGCAAGTATCCCAGAGGTTGGTCACAATGATTTATTGATCAAAATAAACAAAACTGCGATTTGCGGCACAGATATGCATATCTATCAATGGGATGACTGGTCCCAGAAAACCATTCCAGTGCCTATGATTGTCGGCCATGAATATGTTGGTACTGTAGTGGATATGGGACAGGAAGTTCGTGGCTTCAAGCAAGGAGACAGAGTCTCTGGTGAAGGACACATTACCTGCGGTCACTGCCGTAATTGTAGGGCTGGTCGACGTCACCTTTGTCGCAATACTGAGGGTGTTGGCGTAAATCGCCAAGGTGCATTTGCCGAATATTTAGTTATACCTGCTTTCAACGCATTCAAAATTCCAGATAATATAAGTGATGATTTGGCATCTATATTCGACCCTTTTGGTAATGCTGTGCATACGGCGTTGTCTTTTGACTTGGTTGGCGAAGATGTGTTGATAACTGGCGCGGGCCCGATAGGAATTATGGCTGCAGCGGTAGCTAAACATGCCGGAGCACGTTATGTTGTAATCACCGATGTAAATGAGTATCGTCTAGATCTAGCCCGTAAAATGGGGGCAACTCAAGCGGTCAATATCAGCAACAAAAATTTGACCGACGTGATGAAGCAATTAGGTATGACCGAAGGATTTGACGTTGGTCTGGAAATGTCAGGTGTGCCATCGGCATTTCGCGATATGTTAGATAAAATGAACAACGGTGGTAAAGTTGCCATGTTGGGCATTCCACCCAAAGATGTGGCAGTAGATTGGAATCAGGTGATTTTTAAAGGTTTGACTATTAAAGGGATTTACGGTCGTGAAATGTTTGAAACCTGGTACAAAATGGCGAGCCTATTGCAATCTGGATTAGATCTTAGCCCTATCATTACACATCAGTTTAGTGTGGATGATTTTCAACAAGGTTTTGATGTAATGGGCTCAGGCCAATCAGGTAAAGTCATTTTAAACTGGTAATATCCTCCACTAAATAATTGATAGGAAGACCATTGGAACAATTTGAACATATTTCTGTTGAGCAGGCTCAGCTATTGTTGGCAGACAACAAAGCGCGCATGGTAGATATTCGTGACGAGCAATCTTTTACATCAGGTCATGTGGCCGGTGCAGTGCATTTGACCAATGGCTCGCTACAGGGTTTTATGAGCGATACGGATTTCGATGTTCCTGTAATTGTCTGTTGTTATCACGGCATCAGCAGCCAGCAAGCGGCCCAGTTTCTATTGCACCAAGGTTTTGAACAGGTGTATAGCATGGATGGCGGTTTTGAAGCGTGGCGGAGTTCGCAACCTTTTGTAACCGAATCGGAATAGCAAGACCTGTATGGATACTATCGAGCTTGTGGCATTTGCCCATGAGAGTGCCGCGAGACTCCTTATCAGTTTCCTTAAAAGCCACAATATAGAGACTCGCTACGAGTATCATGCCGGTGAGTTTAGCCATCAAGTGGTATTGCTTGATCCTTCCTATGTCCACGATGCAGCATTTTTGGT
Above is a window of Aliiglaciecola sp. LCG003 DNA encoding:
- the tdh gene encoding L-threonine 3-dehydrogenase, whose amino-acid sequence is MKSLAKLYPEKGIWLNEASIPEVGHNDLLIKINKTAICGTDMHIYQWDDWSQKTIPVPMIVGHEYVGTVVDMGQEVRGFKQGDRVSGEGHITCGHCRNCRAGRRHLCRNTEGVGVNRQGAFAEYLVIPAFNAFKIPDNISDDLASIFDPFGNAVHTALSFDLVGEDVLITGAGPIGIMAAAVAKHAGARYVVITDVNEYRLDLARKMGATQAVNISNKNLTDVMKQLGMTEGFDVGLEMSGVPSAFRDMLDKMNNGGKVAMLGIPPKDVAVDWNQVIFKGLTIKGIYGREMFETWYKMASLLQSGLDLSPIITHQFSVDDFQQGFDVMGSGQSGKVILNW
- the glpE gene encoding thiosulfate sulfurtransferase GlpE, whose protein sequence is MEQFEHISVEQAQLLLADNKARMVDIRDEQSFTSGHVAGAVHLTNGSLQGFMSDTDFDVPVIVCCYHGISSQQAAQFLLHQGFEQVYSMDGGFEAWRSSQPFVTESE